Genomic DNA from Parambassis ranga chromosome 5, fParRan2.1, whole genome shotgun sequence:
GCAGTTCACCTCTCTTCCATTTTCCTGTGAGGAAGCTCCTCTTTGGCAGCATTCTTGGGGTGATATCGGTATCATTGTCCCTCTTCCCACCTGTAAATGCTATGCCATCAAAGAACGGCTTCACTCCGCATGTTCTAAGAGACGGTGGGTGTTTTCACTTTTATCCACTTTTAAATGGAAAGAACTGCGCAACTGACATTTTAAGAACTGATGAGTGCGATTGAGGATGGCTTGTGGCGAAGAGTGAAGCGATGAGTGAGCGAGCGGAGAGACGCGTGAAACGGACTGGTTGTGCGGTGAAAGAGCCCAATTTGACTGCTttctgagagtgtgtgagtggaaGCTGCAGATGCTACGAGCGCCTCCCCCTAACATGGACATTCTTTAATTAGTacttcaagatttttttttatctttgcaaGTTTTTCCTTATTCTTAAGTATGTCTATCAGAAATATCAAAATGTAGTGGAATGTTGTGATGAATATTTGTATTGCTTATATTATCTGATTTGAATGCTGTATGGTGTGTGCTTTCATGTTTATGAACTGATCTGTAAGTGTGTTTTtgatgtggatgacacctgctGAAGACTCTGGGAGACGCGAGTGTAGTGTGCGAACGTGGAGTGGTGTGTCCAATGGTTCCCAGTAGCTCTTACTGTTTGTGAGGTGTTAAAAAACCTGTCAAATGAAGGGAGTTCTCTAATAAAGTTCATTTGAATAGATGCTTAGTTGATATTACTTGAGTCAGTTTTGTCAAAATCAAAAACATCTAATTCGATTCACATATCTAGGGACCTTGGGCTCTGCTGGTCGAGGTCTCCGTTTGAACCCTGACTGAAGTCTGTTCTGAAGGATGAAGATGGAAGTTCCAacactttcagtgtgtgtggccttcTCAGACAGGAAATGGGGTAGTACCTGTCTTGTTGCTTTTGATGGCTTGGTTATTCACATCTACTTCTAAGGTTGGTGGGAAATTCCTAGGCTGCATTGGCTTTGTTTCAGCATTTAACAAGTGAGCTCAGCAATGTGGCTGTAGCTTTACAAACAGTGTAATTTGTCCCCAATTTGGCTGTAGCAATATAATTAGTGTTGGACTAGAGGATCATTTTGGCCTTAGACATGGCTGTGGCCCAGACAAGTCTCAAGACTTGAAGGAGAGTTAAATAAGTTATCACCCAAAAAGAGATCAAGACAATTTATGTAGTAATTATGTGTTAAgctttaatgttaatcagacatgtCAAACTTGTGCCAGATGCACTAAACTTTGACACTGAATTAGCAGATCCCATGACCATTAGAAGTTCTTTGCCAAATATCTACATGTCCACATTCCATTTGGCACTTTTGATGGCGTTGTCATGTGCTAGTCAGTCTTCTTGTATATTTGAATGTTGGGCACACCTAAGGCATTGCAGGCTTGCCTCTGTCCTGTCCtcactctctgctctcctcctcaatGTCTTTGCTCTTCCTTTTTCCAGTACTCTTCTTTTTCAATTCCTTTTGCTCCTGGGTCAGCTCctcacttttattttgtatgtagttggactgaaaatgaataaaagcaAATTGAACATTATTTGTCTGCTGTAGAGTTCTCTATGTCTGTTTCATGAGTCCAGTGTATTACATTATTGAAACTAAATGATTGGAAGTGGCAAACATTGAATCAAAACTTTTTTGTTAAGATTACATACTAATACAGGTTCATGTTTAGGAGTAACTCACCAAAGCTTTACTGCGACGGGCTAGAAGCTTTACATCCTCTACAGATACTGTGCTTCTTTTAGCATGCCTGTGAAAACAGGTTTCAGAGAGTAAATTACATATACAGTGCTATTAAAAAGTACTTTCCCCCTTACAGatacttatttattttgcatattTAATGTTAGGAAATTCTCCAATGTGGCTGAATTTAAACAATTCTGCAAAGAAGGGGTGGGACAAAATTCTTCCACAGCAATGTTAAAGACATGTTTAATAGCAGTTGCTGCAAAGGGTGGCACAACCAGTTATTAAATTTAAGGGGCAATTACTGTTAACATAGGGTCAGGTTGGTCTAGATAGCTTTGTTCTCTTATTATATGAAATCAACATTAAGGTTATACTTGATAATACATTTTGGTTTTGATGATCTGAAACACTTAATGTGATGAGCAAAACCAGAAGACACCTGTAAATTAGCAAATACTGTACTTTTTCACAGCAGTGTAGATGgttgtatattgtatatattgaCTTGGTAAGCTCCAAAGGCAGGCATACTCACCTTGCAAAGGCTTCCAGGTCTTTAGCAAATatatctgaaaaaaacaacgagttatttaaaaaaagtattgtGAATTACGTGAGTGTGTTTGCATTTATACGTTTTGCAGATTTGTCCTGTGACCTGTCAATACAGCTAAGTTAATGACCTATATGTGGttaaaatttggattttaggaTATGCCACAATATTTTTGCAATATGGCAAGATTTCATATCCACTTTCACTAAATGTGTGTCATCTTCATAATGTCTacacaaacatttgtgttgACACTCACCACATTGTCTGTATGTAGTCTCGGTTATCGCGGCTATGACTTGTCGGCTGAATTCCACCCGAAGATCTTGTCCGGTTTTCTGACACAGACGACCCACTGTGTAATGTACTGCCGCCTTTAGTCTCTacaaatgaaaacattaaatCTGATTACAAGAAAACACCAAGATGCCACGACGCTATCCTGTTAACCATGAGTATTATGTAAAGTCTGCCGTAACTTAACAAACAAATATGCTAGCTAGATAgcatatttaaattatattgaCATTATCTGACCTGGCGAGTTTCGTTTGGATCACTTGACATTTTCTTGTAGAGAAGTTTTACTCAGACACTTAACAACGGCGGCAATAAAACATTCAGAGCTGTCCCAGATTATGACGAGAACCCGGTACACCTTGTACAACTTATAAGTATATATTTAGAACAGTTTCTTACGAAGCAGACCGTCTGATAGACTGCGCTAAGCTAAATACAAATCTCGCGGCAACTCTTATTCGTCATTTCCGGTTTCGTCTTATTCGTGGCTTTTTTAATCATTCAGAAAGTTGACGCAAGGCATCTGGaccatgtttttaaatcatgtgtCTTACACAGTTTGCTGCCGCTGTATGTAAACATGGAAATATGTAGCCATGGTTATGGTTCACCTTTTAAAGAAGCTAAAAGTGTAAAAGTCCCCTCTGATATTAATACTGCGATTACATTGATATTAATGCTGCAATAGTGCCATCGTGTGGCCAGTTTAAAACATACATCTTCTACATGCTTTTAGACACAAAAAGCTGCAGATAACTTCAGGTTAAAACTCCTTCAAGCGGACAACGACAGCTTACAATTTTGATTGTTTATATATAGAGAGAATGTTTTTACTCTCTGTCACAGGAAATGATGATATGATACTTATTTTAGCCTCAGAAATGTTCAGCTTGTACGTATCTACAGTTTGCAGAAATGATTAATGGCAACATTTTATCCAGATAAAGAAGATTGAAAAGGAATTCGATTTGTTTGAAAGTTGTGGTTCAATATTTGCCgtattcggctcgctgagacgaTTACGAAAATGTCTCAGCGAGATGCTAAACCTAGCATTTCaaaaactagggttagggttaggaaagTCACAGATTTTCACCAACACCCCCTATTTAACCTTTGCCAAGTCCCGTGCCACTGACTCTAGGGGTTATTTTATTGTTCTGCCTGTCGCTCTACGTTGCTGGCATAGACAAACTAAAAAAtgatttacagtaaataaatatttttttggcCAATTAAGTGAAATTGGATACTTTCCCCATGGCATAGCTGGTGACCTCTAACGGCACATTAGTGCCACGGCACACTGCATGCAGAATACCAGGTGTGCTGTAAAATGTGCCGGAGTCAATAAATGTTGGGAAACACCATTTTATTGCatctttttattgcatttatgcACCACCTTCTTTTATAGAGAAACAATTGCATTTGTAATAAAtccaggtttgtttttttctctactCCTTTTTTATATAGTTTTTGATCATGTAACTCTTATTTTTTGATATTTTGTAAACAtagtaaaatgtgtgtttggtaCATCCCTTAAATAGCACACCTCTAACGACCAACAGCTTAAAGTCATACAATTTTCAATGCTTTTTATATTAACAGTATGCATATGAGCCAGACTGAAACCAAATGAATGAAGTGTGATGAAAGCTTTGCAGAAAGTCACTGAAAAGTTCAAGACACAtcacaaatgtaatttatttaagTTAGTTAGATCAGAGGTGAgcaatcattttttttgcaagggccacatagacttttATAAGAAAAGGGTTACCGGTAATGCCATGCTCAAGATCTGACTTTTGTTAATTTGTAAATTTGGGCCAGACTGGTCTGTGGGCCACATTGAAGCAGCGTGCTGTTTTTTGCCCAGGTCTGAGTTAGATGGTACTGCATAGGAAATAACACAACAAATGAAGGTGTTCATCTCTCAGCCCTTGAGCTTTTAAGTGACATGCTTGTTTGTCAGAAATGTGATGACaggtttaattaatttaattgtaaaaaaagacTTTGTTAAAAATCTCTGCAGATTTAAAACACTTAATGCAGACATGTGATTCTATATATTGTGTGATTATAAGATACAGTGCCTGTATGCTGGTAATAAAACATAAGCAAACACCATTTTATTCAGAAGCTACAGTTTGTGGCTCATCTCAGAAATCCTACACATGAAGTCTGAGAAGATCAGGCTGTCCTTCTATAAACTTGCTTGCAGACTTGATCCCCACATGTGAGTTCCTGAAGaggattagaaaaaaaatctgaattacACAAAATGACAAACAACTGGACTGTAAAGAACCACCAGAATAAAATCTGCTGTCGTACCAGATGAAGCTCATCGCCCTGAATCCAGTGAGTCCAGCCTCGgttccttttctctcctctctgtacACACACCAGCTTATCTTCCTTCCAGTTCATCACAGTCTCAGGGAGAATAAAATGGAGTAAAATGAATAAACTGTTGCATGTTGCAGCCTAACTTCTTGAATTGAACCTCtttaattatctttttttttacctgacaTGTCCGGTTGTCCAGTCCTTTTGTCACCTCTTTGAACTCTTCTCCAATTTTGAATGAACAGTCATAATTTCGGAAAGAAGTGAACGTCTGGATTGTAAAACAGTCTCCATCTTGCTTAATCACTTTCTGAGGTTTCAGCATTGAGGCAATTTTACGTGTTGCAAAATCAATGCCTGCAAgtcaaaatgagaaaaaaacaagtacagATAAGTATAATATACCATTTTACAAATAATGTGATAAAAAGAACTAGTGAGACTCACCAAGTGCGTTCATGTATCCCTCAAAATTGACATTGCTGACAATGTCCCAGGTCCCGCTGTAGTCGACAGGCATTCTGGAGGTCGTTCTGACTCTCTGGAAGACTTGGCAGCAGAATATCAAGAAAGAACTGTGCCGATGTTAAAGGGTGGGATGATATATTATGAGTCAATCTGGGGCAGGGGTGATGTGTTCGCTTGCTCCTGTTCATGCTCAGGAGATCTGGAGGGTGGAGCAGAACTTTTACATAATATGAGGAAATCATCCTGTTCCTGATTACAGAATGTGAAACTTTTTTAATGACTTCACTGCTTCTTTAACACTTTCACCTTTCATCAGAGAGACTCATTGTCAATAGTTTTTTGCAGATGACCTCGACAACATGTGAAAGGACCTGATCAAAAGAACAGAACTTTATATGAAGCCTTATATGAACAGAACTGGGATAATAATAGAGAAATCAAGCCTTTCTTATCATATTTTTTGTTCTATATATTATTGTTTGCTTGTCTTATACTTCTTTTATGTGGTTGATGTTTTTGAAGTGATGAGTAGCGTTCAATAAATAAACTATAAGCTATTGATTGCTTTAAAAACTTGAGTTGTATTTTACATTACAGTTTTCTCTGTTGAGCTGCTGCCTCCAGTTCCCTCCCCACCCCTGCAGATACAGCCCTGTTGTAGACAGTTGCTCAGCAGAACAGTGCAGATCAGGTACAGTGTTACAGCATCCATGTTTCTGTACGTGCTAATCTTCATGGCATATTGTGGCAGCAGATGGTTACCAAGGACTCAGAGGTTAAAGTTGTAAGTATTGTTATGGGGTGagatattataattatttatgttttactacaaatgttttatttttctgtccacAGTCAAATAGTGAACGCAGTGTTCACAGCAGTTATTCTGGCCCCTCAGTTCTACATTATGGGAAGGTAACTGGGACACAGGCAATGGCACAAAGCCATGCAGATCATGGGTTACTCATACAAGAGGGAACAGGGCTTTAACAATGGTGTCCGTTTCTATTAAAGGCCCAAATCTTCAAGGTACTGCAGACAGCCGCTCCTGAACAACCTGTCAGCATCCATCGCCTTGTCCTTCATGGCCTCAGGTACGTCTGCTCCGTTTAAATGGGGTACAtgtatataaaagtaaaaataggAGTTCATATCATGAGCATTTTCTTTGGCTCAAGGTTTTTCAGTGACATTCACACTGATGGATCCAGTTCCTCAGAGCTTGTGGGCAGCCTATCATGTGTTCGGTCTGCTGTCATGTGGACACGGAATATGCACTGCCATCCTGACTCTGACAGCAGGGGCATGTGtaagattaaagaaaaaaaaatcagtgatgTTTGCAAACaaatctgcagcatgaaactAATTTCTGTGTTCACCTACAGGCCAAAACAACCCCACAGCTTTACCACATGTCTCTTTTTCTAACAGTGGTCTGCACTCTCAGCACAGGTGAAAGACAACATCTCTCATTGACATACATTCATACATGAAATCTGCAGTTTGAAAGAAGTAACAGCTACTCATGTCTGTTCAGTTTTTTGTATTGTGAGAGGTGGACTCTGGTTGACCAAGACGAAGCCTGTGACggagcagagcagaaacaaGGAGTGATAAAACAGTCCCACTGCCCCCACACTGACATCTAACGCTGCTGATGTATAAAGAATTCATGAGGTTTCCATGCCACCAGCATTGGTAACTTCAAACCAAGAGGAGGAAAACAGTGAGTGACTTAATCCATCTCACTTTAGAAAAAAGTCTTTATTGTTTAAATCGTTTACTTTCCTGATGTTACAGTCTTGTTTGCTTTGTCACATGGAGCCAATAAATATGTGGTGACATCAGCATACAGTACAGAATATATGTTTATCTTCCAGGGGAAATAAAGCTACATAAAAATATGCTGCACTCAAACCAAACTGTTAAGTATTCGTATCAAAAAGGCAACTGTGAAAGTgggttttatataaaaaaatgaacctGCAGATATTTATCACTGTCTGATTATTGTTTCTGATCCTTTTTTATACAACCACCACCAACCAGTCTGTCATTTTTTGACTAacatttcatatttttaaatagaaaatCAAAAACCttccaaatgaaaacaaatacattgtcTGTGAAAACCGAGTTGCACCATTTTAATAAGTCACAGGCATTTCAGTCACTTCAGTCACTTTAACTGATCGGTTAATAAGTCAAAACAGGCACAATaacactgcagctgaaactcagaAACATCCAGCTTAGATGTACAGTACAGAACTGCTGTGGCAGTGGGAAGAACTacacactgctgttgttgtACATGCAGGTTAAACACTGAAATGGAGCTTaggttcaatcaggaagacctGTATTTCTCACttcacctctctctcctcccttccttttcATACCTTCTTTTACTCTCTTTCCCCTTTACATCGTTCTAGTCAGATTAATAgaagcacctcctcctcctatcaGTGACCATGTCCTTGCTCATCAagctcctctccaccaccaccaggtctagacctcGAGGGAAATACACATCCCAGCAGTGGATAATCTGAGGAACAACTTTTTTCTCAAATCATTTGCTGGCTCACTAACACAGATCACTGAACCACTTCTCAGACTTTTCTTCATTTAAAACAgccagaataaaataaaatatgtgacTGAGGGCAAACAGGGATGCTAAATGATAAATAGCAATTTATCTATTTATGAATTTCAGCTGGAGTAGTGTATTGTTGGTCCGGTTTCttgcatgttaaaaaaagaaatcactatCAGTGTGGGAGAAAGTCACCACAGACCCCAGACTGAAAACCTGTGATATACACATACCTGGTGCTGAATAATCAGTATGAACCTGACATTGTAATGGGCTATAGCTTTAGCTAAAACGTCTAAATCTTGCTCATTTGATTTATAAAAAGCACCTTCAGatcatatatataaaatattcttAATGAGGAATGCCACTGCAAGGCAGGAATGTCTTTTTGTAATTAGTGAAGCACTGTGTGCTTCACATTACCTGAAGGATATGTATCAATTTTAATCAATAACTAAGCTAATTGATTAAGGGAGTCATTGCCACCAAACCAGAAAATACACAACCAAGAAATTAAACAGTAGATTGCACATCTGCAAATTAACCTGAGACCTTATataattcaaacacacactggagttCACAACATGACATCTCTGCCCTGCTGCTGTGCTCTATAAACTGCAGACATACCACATGTCCTTCATATTTATGTCCAAATTTCCACTCAAATTCAATTGTAAAGTATAATAGTAACACACTCTcgcacacacattttcaaagaAAAAGGACCATAAACACAATTTTTTAACAAATTAACTACAAATCTTGAACATTCTTGCTAACAAATCTTTAAAGTTTTTATCATGTGACAAGTCTTACTGGTGAATTTATGTGCTAGAAAACTCTGCATTAGTCATTTTTACCAGTTGGCTGAACATCATTCATCTTAATGTAAGAAACCACAAACCTCTCAATGTCctttctgttcacactgttTCACTACACATCGATTGTACTCCTTTTTGATTATTCTGAAGCTTTCAGTaatatatagtaataatatTATAGTCATATAGTAAGTAGCCTCTGATTTGTAGTTAATAAGCTAAAACATGTAAATCCTCTGGTCCTTTAAATGTCGGTTCATACATTCCACTCCAAAGACATGTGTCTGATAGAAAGTTATCCTAAAAGTGCATCATAGTCTATGTACCAAACAAGTCTACCATTAGCTGGCTTCACTCCAGTGACAGGCCATTTTGTTGTGTTGTCCTTGATTCGGCTCAGCTGGGTGACCATCTCATGCTTGCTTTTACCCATCACCAAGACAGCAACCCTGTGGGCTCGGTTTATAGCGTTGAAAGTGAGGCTCATACGCTGGTGAGGCTTAGCAGGACTCTCGGTGAGGGCCACCAGAGTTTTCCCATGTTCATTCACTTTACCGCCAGGGAACAAAGAGGCTGTGTGGCCATCGTAGCCAACGCCCAGCAGAACAAAGTGGAAGCGGGAGTCGTTCACAAGTTTGCTAAGCTCTTTCtcatacagctgtgctcctccgtcctcctccacacacaggcGCTGGTTGAGCTGTACTGGCATGGGGTGGATGTTGTAGTAGGGTATCCTGACGTGCTGCAGGAGATGGTCGTGCAAGTTGCGAAAATTAGACTCTGGCTCAGTCAGTGGCACGCAGCGCTCGTCCACCATCCACACATGTGTGTTGCTCCAGGGGAAGGTGAAGTGATGCAAGGCCAGCCTGTGGAACAGAGCCAGAGGAGAAGACCCACCAGAGAGGGCGAGATGGAAGACACCCCCGTCACGCAcagctgtctctgcagcttcctgcataTCTGCAGCTAGCCGCTCCACTAGCTCCTCGGTCCAGGCAGACACCATGTCAGCACTGCGAAACTTGCCCTGCATCACCTGGAAACCACGTGCTGACGTGTCACCCATCTGATCGAGGCCGATTATCACTTCCTTACTGATGTAGCTAATGTCTTTCCCTTTTACTTGGACGTTCAGCAAGTCTCCATTGTCAGCACCACCTGGGTAGATGCGTGGAAAAGAGCTACCAAGGCCACTGAGCAGCGGTGTCCATAAACCCCAGGATGCTAGCAGGTTCTCAGTGCTAATAAAGCTATTCTTGTCTCCAGCAAAGATGTGAGAGATCAGCTCTGCGTAAGCTTCTCTCTGCTGTATTGGAGTTTGAACATAGTAGTCTGAAATAGGCAAACCTAAAACAGTGACATCTTTGTGCTCAGTCACTTCCTTCCACTCATTGTCCGTCAGAGCTGGCTTGAATAAGTTCTTACTTACAAGAATTGCTGGATATTGAAGGTTGCCATGGCCAAAGTAGAAAACAATCTGTTTGGGCTTGCAGTGAACACTGTTATGATTTTGCAGACAGAAGACGTCATTCTTAAAAAGTATGCGTGCGTAACCCACCCGTTCATCTAACATCTTCCCTGACATCAAAAGAACTGGCACACCTTCATACTGGGGGTCGTCAATGTGGGCCAgcacagctgaaacacacacacacacaggcatcatgTCTGTGAAGACTCATTTATCCAGCTCATGTTATATCCAAGAGTTTAGAGTGCAGTTGCCTTGATTTTCAATTCTTGGATGAATATAAGTGTCACAATTATGTCTTATTTTCTACAGCTGAACAATAAGGAATGAGAAGAATATTCACCTGCAAATGTTGGTGTGAGGCTGACGTGATCTTTAGTCTTATTCAGCTCCTGCTGGACTTCTGATTTGTAAGCTTGGtactgaccaatcacagcttgaTCCTTTCCTAAAGGCAGCAGAAACCTGAAGACCTGCAGCTTGTTCTGAAGGACCTCCTCACTGTTGCTTATATTCACAGGAAGCTTCATGGTCAGCAGTGTCATGACCTCAGTCAGGTGGTTCTGCAGCACATCTCTGATCACGCCATACTGGTCATAGAACGAAATACGACCTTTGAGGATGAGATGAGGGCATGAAAACCATTCAGTTTGAAATTATTGCTAGCATTTTATTTCCTGTAAGTGCAGAAAAGGCCAGTGTGAAAAATAATTGAATTTAGACAGTGTCTAAATTACTTTTGATTTTGAATTCATAAATCTATGTTTAAACCAAACTCTCAGATTAGAGATAGTTtgagaattctgagaaaaaattTAAATCTTGTTACAtacgccacaagaacagagaaatttgTTCTTCCTCCCAGTGCTCCAACAAGAAAATGATGCCACTTTCTTCTCAGAGCTCCTGTTTGGAAGGTCTCGCAGCCCCATTGTGGACACATCATCTGAGcagaactttttttcttgtccgaaaactattgtgtgattggtcagaattttggAGTGGGCATAGTGAATGCAGAAAAGTGGACAAGCTTCCCAACTAGCACAGAATCCTAGCATCTATCGTGCTATGACCatgcccacctctctgaacattattgcctcatcatcatccctcattcaggtaaacagatatttggACAAACACTGAGAATTTGcaaatagtagcaacaaatcttcctcctccacttcaaACATGCTCGCCTACGtcttcaaaacctgtgtgtgtgcatgcgcacATGCAGTGGGATGGCTGTATAAAGAGTTCTGCACATGTTTCTAGTAAAGTATGAAAAGTCCTGGCTGAAatgaactttgtttttgttcttgccaccaTGGGAAGACAAACAAATTTACCAGTTCTCTTtgagtatgtaacaagctcgGAGTCCAAACAACAGTTAGTGCATAAGATAAGAGTTACATAAGAATttctataaataataatttattacacCTTTGTTCACCTTTACAATCCAGCGTCTCTTTCAACACAATCTCAACTCTCTCGATGTGGTGCCTGTTCCAGATGGGTTCCAggaattttttgttttctattctGAATGGAAGAATCTTTGAAACCACCTTTttcaaaagagaagaaaaatatgCCATGAAATCAAAAAACTCTGCAGTCACATATGAAAAACACATGCTGAAGAGGATGTTGTTACCTGCTTTCCTAAGTAGTGGTCAATTCTGTACATTTCCTTATCTTTCAGCGAGTTCCCAAGTTGAGATGCGAGGACCTGAGCACTCCTGAAGTCATGTCCAAATGGTTTCTCTAGCACCACTCTCAGCCAAGCACCACTAGGTGGCCTGCAACTGCTATTAATCTTTTCAGCGATATCAGCATAAGAAAAAGCTGGCACTGAGAGGTAGAAAA
This window encodes:
- the cenps gene encoding centromere protein S, with translation MSSDPNETRQRLKAAVHYTVGRLCQKTGQDLRVEFSRQVIAAITETTYRQCDIFAKDLEAFARHAKRSTVSVEDVKLLARRSKALSNYIQNKSEELTQEQKELKKKSTGKRKSKDIEEESRE
- the rbp7b gene encoding retinoid-binding protein 7, which gives rise to MPVDYSGTWDIVSNVNFEGYMNALGIDFATRKIASMLKPQKVIKQDGDCFTIQTFTSFRNYDCSFKIGEEFKEVTKGLDNRTCQTVMNWKEDKLVCVQRGEKRNRGWTHWIQGDELHLELTCGDQVCKQVYRRTA
- the h6pd gene encoding GDH/6PGL endoplasmic bifunctional protein, which translates into the protein MSVTVFLLLVALCAQGGNGQEGAETQRRGHVSVIIVGGTGDLAKKYLWQGFFQLYVNQAGSGNTFSFYGGGLSPADKATPVLFDNLKAVNCSKDVSKERCALLKEQFLRLAKYRQLKTLEDYQGLGKHIEQQLQEEGMTEAGRLFYLSVPAFSYADIAEKINSSCRPPSGAWLRVVLEKPFGHDFRSAQVLASQLGNSLKDKEMYRIDHYLGKQVVSKILPFRIENKKFLEPIWNRHHIERVEIVLKETLDCKGRISFYDQYGVIRDVLQNHLTEVMTLLTMKLPVNISNSEEVLQNKLQVFRFLLPLGKDQAVIGQYQAYKSEVQQELNKTKDHVSLTPTFAAVLAHIDDPQYEGVPVLLMSGKMLDERVGYARILFKNDVFCLQNHNSVHCKPKQIVFYFGHGNLQYPAILVSKNLFKPALTDNEWKEVTEHKDVTVLGLPISDYYVQTPIQQREAYAELISHIFAGDKNSFISTENLLASWGLWTPLLSGLGSSFPRIYPGGADNGDLLNVQVKGKDISYISKEVIIGLDQMGDTSARGFQVMQGKFRSADMVSAWTEELVERLAADMQEAAETAVRDGGVFHLALSGGSSPLALFHRLALHHFTFPWSNTHVWMVDERCVPLTEPESNFRNLHDHLLQHVRIPYYNIHPMPVQLNQRLCVEEDGGAQLYEKELSKLVNDSRFHFVLLGVGYDGHTASLFPGGKVNEHGKTLVALTESPAKPHQRMSLTFNAINRAHRVAVLVMGKSKHEMVTQLSRIKDNTTKWPVTGVKPANGRLVWYIDYDALLG